Proteins co-encoded in one Malus sylvestris chromosome 9, drMalSylv7.2, whole genome shotgun sequence genomic window:
- the LOC126634410 gene encoding uncharacterized protein LOC126634410: protein MKKNVSKSKPKFLHCFRPVDVDMVFETKAVRRRQVRTDENKEDKKAALVKKTMSLDRGFSSPADSENSKMSPRPSRTFSKAVKAVVFETILAKKARDRKVCRQDSFGSKRCFSLRSEASLNLGGDESVKKFEETIPNSEMSLHSRSSSSSSSALSSSSSVSESKRLSKTFSDPTKQSLRNPQNPAAKPKNTEVRCSGFNSGTYFLLISLAVTVFWGKAIAILVSSIWLYFFPSRSSCKISPENVRRWSEAECRDNNKRVIMEGLIERKNHLHHHQQGERGQ from the exons ATGAAGAAAAACGTCTCGAAGTCAAAACCCAAGTTTTTGCACTGTTTCCGACCGGTGGACGTGGACATGGTGTTCGAGACCAAAGCTGTCCGGAGGAGACAAGTTCGGACTGACGAAAACAAGGAGGACAAGAAGGCGGCTCTGGTGAAGAAAACCATGTCTCTGGACAGAGGGTTTTCTTCTCCGGCGGATTCTGAGAACTCGAAAATGTCTCCTCGTCCGAGCCGAACTTTTTCGAAGGCGGTGAAAGCCGTGGTGTTCGAAACTATCCTG GCGAAGAAAGCTCGTGATCGGAAAGTATGCCGGCAGGACTCGTTCGGATCAAAGCGGTGTTTTTCGCTCAGAAGTGAGGCGTCTCTGAATTTGGGAGGCGATGAGTCGGTGAAGAAATTTGAAGAAACAATACCAAATTCTGAAATGTCATTACATTCTCGTTCTTCTAGTTCATCATCGTCCGCATTATCTTCTTCGAGTTCGGTTTCGGAATCCAAAAGGTTGTCCAAAACTTTCTCGGACCCGACGAAACAGAGCCTCCGGAATCCTCAAAACCCCGCGGCGAAACCAAAGAACACGGAAGTGAGGTGCTCCGGTTTCAACTCCGGAACATATTTTCTTCTCATCAGCCTTGCAGTGACGGTGTTTTGGGGCAAGGCGATTGCAATCCTTGTCTCATCGATTTGGCTCTACTTTTTTCCGTCGCGGAGTTCATGTAAAATATCACCGGAAAATGTGAGGAGGTGGTCGGAGGCGGAGTGCAGGGACAATAACAAGAGGGTAATAATGGAAGGGTTGATTGAGAGGAAAaaccacctccaccaccaccagcaGGGGGAGAGAGGGCAGTAA